The following coding sequences are from one Fibrobacter sp. UWH6 window:
- the rbr gene encoding rubrerythrin — protein sequence MANKYAGTQTEKNLEAAFAGESQARNKYTYFASRAKKDGFEQIAALFLKTAENEKEHAKMWFKELGGIGDTAENLKAAADGENYEWTDMYEEFAKTAEAEGFAALAKKFRLVAAIEKHHEERYRALLKNVETSAVFEKSEVKVWECRNCGHIVVGTKAPEVCPTCAHPQSYFEVNAENY from the coding sequence ATGGCTAATAAGTACGCTGGTACCCAGACCGAAAAGAACCTCGAAGCTGCATTTGCAGGCGAATCCCAGGCTCGTAACAAGTACACTTACTTTGCATCCCGCGCAAAGAAGGATGGTTTCGAACAGATCGCAGCGCTGTTCCTGAAGACTGCAGAAAACGAAAAGGAACATGCCAAGATGTGGTTCAAGGAATTGGGCGGCATCGGTGACACCGCAGAAAACCTGAAGGCTGCTGCCGACGGTGAAAACTACGAATGGACCGACATGTACGAAGAATTCGCAAAGACTGCTGAAGCTGAAGGTTTCGCCGCCCTTGCAAAGAAGTTCCGCCTGGTAGCAGCTATTGAAAAGCATCATGAAGAACGCTACCGCGCACTTCTCAAGAATGTGGAAACTTCCGCCGTGTTCGAAAAGAGCGAAGTCAAGGTTTGGGAATGCCGCAACTGCGGTCATATTGTCGTGGGTACCAAGGCTCCCGAAGTCTGCCCCACTTGCGCTCACCCCCAGTCCTACTTCGAAGTCAACGCTGAGAACTATTAA
- a CDS encoding ribokinase, with product MKVLNIGSMNLDHVYSVDHIILPGETEATGAVKHYLGGKGMNQSVALAKAGVEVYQGGMIGEDGQPFLDACKEYGVHGEFIAKVDDQTGHTIIQIDKNAQNSILLYGGANQRLTQEYVDGVLGHFAAGDILLLQNEVNLLPYIVDKAYEKGMQIALNPSPFNEKLDAVDMTKISIFLLNEVEGNQVTGKTDPDEILAEMRKRFPKARIVLTLGKDGAVYSDGEEKVFQPIFPVKAVDTTAAGDTFTGYFLAGLAEGMPIAQALRVSARASAIAVSRPGAVPSIPLRKEVEEALANG from the coding sequence ATGAAAGTTCTAAATATCGGATCCATGAACCTTGACCACGTCTATAGCGTGGACCACATTATCTTGCCGGGCGAAACTGAAGCTACCGGAGCCGTCAAGCATTACTTGGGCGGCAAGGGTATGAATCAGTCTGTTGCTCTTGCTAAGGCTGGCGTTGAAGTTTATCAGGGCGGTATGATTGGTGAAGATGGTCAGCCCTTCCTGGACGCTTGTAAAGAGTATGGTGTTCACGGGGAATTCATTGCTAAAGTCGATGATCAAACTGGCCATACCATCATCCAGATTGACAAGAACGCCCAGAACAGTATCTTGCTGTATGGTGGTGCAAACCAGCGTCTGACTCAGGAATATGTGGATGGCGTTCTCGGCCACTTTGCTGCCGGCGACATTCTGTTGCTGCAGAACGAAGTGAACCTTTTGCCCTACATCGTGGACAAGGCTTACGAAAAGGGAATGCAGATCGCCTTGAATCCGTCCCCATTCAACGAAAAGCTGGATGCGGTGGATATGACCAAGATCAGCATCTTCTTGCTGAACGAGGTGGAAGGCAATCAGGTGACCGGCAAGACGGACCCGGATGAAATTCTGGCTGAAATGCGCAAGCGTTTCCCCAAGGCCCGCATTGTGCTTACCTTGGGCAAGGACGGCGCGGTATATAGCGACGGCGAAGAAAAGGTGTTCCAGCCCATCTTCCCCGTGAAGGCAGTGGATACTACCGCTGCAGGCGATACTTTTACCGGCTATTTCCTGGCAGGTCTCGCAGAAGGCATGCCCATTGCTCAGGCTCTCCGCGTGAGCGCCCGCGCTTCCGCCATTGCAGTAAGCCGCCCCGGTGCCGTACCCTCGATCCCCTTGCGAAAGGAAGTGGAGGAAGCTCTGGCCAACGGCTGA
- a CDS encoding substrate-binding domain-containing protein: protein MVTAENADKLNADKPSFSGTIGLSVSTLNNPFFVTLVEGAKKTAAELKLALTVVDAGDNVSKQVSDIEDLISKNVSILIVNAVDSDALTGAVKVAKSKGVKVISVDRAINGVEVDCQIASDNVAGAELATQYIVDKLGEGVITAELQGTLGSSAAIDRGKGFHNIADKKLKVAASQTANFNRTEGMSVMENMLQANGKIAAVFAANDEMALGAVEASSGAGKKVMVVGFDATDDAVEAIKAGRMAATIAQQPALIGETAVRTAMDIANGKVVEKNIPVKVTLVTAENAGK from the coding sequence TTGGTTACTGCTGAAAATGCAGACAAGTTGAATGCTGATAAGCCCAGCTTCAGCGGTACCATCGGTCTGTCTGTTTCTACTCTGAACAATCCCTTCTTCGTTACTCTGGTTGAAGGAGCCAAGAAGACTGCTGCTGAATTGAAGCTTGCCCTCACTGTGGTTGACGCTGGTGACAATGTTTCCAAGCAGGTTAGCGACATTGAAGATTTGATCAGCAAGAACGTTAGCATCCTTATCGTGAACGCTGTGGATTCCGATGCTCTGACCGGTGCCGTAAAGGTGGCCAAGTCCAAGGGTGTAAAGGTCATTAGCGTGGACCGCGCCATCAACGGTGTGGAAGTGGATTGCCAGATTGCATCCGATAACGTTGCCGGTGCAGAATTGGCTACCCAGTACATCGTAGACAAGCTGGGTGAAGGCGTTATTACCGCTGAACTTCAGGGTACTCTGGGTTCCTCTGCCGCTATCGATCGCGGTAAGGGTTTCCACAACATTGCCGATAAGAAACTTAAAGTGGCTGCCTCTCAGACCGCAAACTTCAACCGTACCGAAGGCATGAGCGTCATGGAAAATATGCTCCAGGCTAATGGCAAGATTGCTGCAGTCTTTGCCGCTAACGACGAAATGGCTCTGGGTGCCGTAGAAGCTAGCAGCGGTGCAGGCAAGAAGGTGATGGTCGTTGGCTTTGATGCAACCGACGACGCTGTTGAAGCCATTAAGGCTGGCCGTATGGCTGCAACCATCGCTCAGCAGCCCGCACTGATTGGCGAAACTGCTGTCCGTACTGCCATGGACATCGCCAACGGCAAGGTTGTAGAAAAGAACATCCCGGTGAAGGTCACTTTGGTCACTGCTGAAAATGCAGGTAAGTAG
- a CDS encoding ABC transporter permease, whose amino-acid sequence MKKENKNLGAFLSEYGVFIALAILVVVISAISPEFRQPGNFLNLLRQASFNGLIAFGMTCVILSGGIDLSVGSTFALSAIVCAEMIGHGVPVIVAVPVALLVGVALGLISGLLVTKGRLQPFIATLITMTAYRGLAMILTDGKPISRLAESSGDSLLFKALGKGNVVCDFLPAIKIPIPILILLASFGIFYFLLKHTTFGRRLYATGSNAKCAALSGVNIDRVKMSVYGISGFLSALAGLIMISRVDSAQPIMGSGYELDAIAAVALGGTSMNGGRGRITGTIAGVLIIAVLNNGLNILGVTSYYQNVIKAVVILVAVLADRKR is encoded by the coding sequence ATGAAAAAGGAAAATAAGAATCTAGGTGCTTTTTTATCGGAATATGGCGTTTTTATTGCGCTAGCTATTCTGGTGGTGGTCATTAGTGCCATTAGTCCGGAATTCCGCCAGCCGGGTAACTTCCTGAACTTGTTGCGTCAGGCTTCCTTTAACGGCTTGATTGCCTTCGGTATGACCTGTGTCATTCTCAGTGGAGGTATCGACCTTTCTGTGGGTTCTACCTTTGCCTTGAGCGCCATTGTCTGTGCCGAAATGATTGGCCATGGCGTACCTGTCATTGTTGCGGTTCCCGTAGCATTGCTGGTGGGTGTGGCTCTCGGCTTGATTAGTGGTCTTTTGGTGACCAAGGGTCGTTTGCAACCGTTCATTGCAACCCTTATTACCATGACGGCTTATCGTGGCCTCGCCATGATCCTTACCGATGGTAAGCCCATTTCCCGCCTGGCAGAAAGTTCTGGTGATAGCCTTTTGTTCAAGGCTCTGGGTAAGGGTAATGTGGTCTGCGATTTCTTGCCGGCTATTAAAATTCCTATTCCTATCTTGATCCTGTTGGCCTCCTTTGGAATCTTCTATTTCTTGCTGAAGCATACCACTTTCGGTCGCCGCCTTTACGCTACCGGTTCTAACGCCAAGTGCGCCGCACTTTCTGGCGTGAACATCGATCGCGTGAAGATGAGTGTCTATGGTATTTCCGGTTTCCTCAGCGCATTGGCCGGTCTGATCATGATTAGCCGTGTGGACTCCGCACAGCCCATTATGGGTAGCGGTTATGAACTGGATGCCATCGCTGCTGTTGCCCTTGGCGGTACCAGTATGAATGGCGGCCGCGGAAGAATTACCGGTACAATTGCAGGTGTTCTGATCATTGCTGTTTTGAACAACGGTTTGAACATCTTGGGTGTCACTTCCTACTATCAGAACGTGATCAAGGCTGTAGTGATCTTGGTTGCTGTGCTTGCTGATCGTAAGAGATAA
- a CDS encoding sugar ABC transporter ATP-binding protein: MHVEMKGINKSFGSNQVLKDAGFFLKDGEIHALMGENGAGKSTLMKILTGVYTRDSGTVIVDGKEVTYHSPKEAEEAGIVFIYQELNVLFDLTVEENLFMGREITKRFGVCDKKAMRAKAQEIMDRMGVHIPVDAVMSDLSVGQQQMVEICKALMVDAKVLIMDEPTAALTQSETEVLFEVINSLRKKGVSIVYVSHRMEEIFELCDRITILRDGTYIDTKYIKDITMDDVVKMMIGREIGERFPKRDNAIGGEVLRVEGLTHEKLFRDVSFNVRAGEVLGVSGLMGAGRTEIMHAVFGNMPTVAGKVFINGKEVFIRNPRQAIEAGIGFITEDRKTEGLLLEKSIAENIELTNLGIVSKKGVLDAAKQSSLVKRGIEEFRIRCFGPQHECGNLSGGNQQKVVLAKWIYTDPKILILDEPTRGVDIGAKKEIYNVINDMAAKGVAVIMVSSELPEVLGMSDRIMVVHEGHVTGIINGADADQEKIMTLATGGKI, translated from the coding sequence ATGCATGTTGAAATGAAAGGCATTAACAAGTCTTTTGGAAGCAACCAGGTATTGAAGGATGCCGGCTTCTTCCTGAAAGACGGTGAAATCCACGCCTTGATGGGTGAAAACGGGGCCGGAAAGTCGACCTTGATGAAGATCCTGACGGGCGTGTATACCCGCGATTCCGGTACCGTGATTGTGGATGGCAAGGAAGTGACCTACCACAGTCCCAAGGAAGCCGAAGAGGCGGGTATCGTTTTTATTTATCAGGAATTGAACGTTCTGTTTGACCTGACGGTTGAAGAAAACCTGTTCATGGGTCGCGAAATTACCAAGCGCTTTGGTGTCTGCGACAAGAAGGCCATGCGCGCTAAGGCCCAGGAAATCATGGACCGCATGGGTGTCCATATTCCCGTGGATGCGGTCATGAGCGACTTGTCTGTGGGCCAGCAGCAGATGGTGGAAATCTGTAAGGCCCTTATGGTGGACGCCAAGGTCCTGATTATGGATGAACCTACCGCCGCATTGACCCAGAGCGAAACTGAAGTCCTGTTTGAGGTCATCAATTCCCTGCGCAAGAAGGGCGTCTCTATCGTCTACGTTTCTCACCGCATGGAAGAAATCTTTGAATTGTGCGACCGTATCACCATCCTCCGCGATGGTACCTATATCGATACCAAGTACATCAAGGATATCACCATGGATGACGTGGTGAAGATGATGATCGGCCGTGAAATCGGTGAACGTTTCCCCAAGCGCGATAACGCCATCGGCGGTGAAGTGCTCCGCGTGGAAGGCCTTACTCATGAAAAGCTGTTCCGCGACGTAAGCTTTAATGTCCGTGCCGGCGAAGTGCTTGGCGTGTCGGGCCTTATGGGTGCTGGCCGTACCGAGATTATGCATGCCGTTTTCGGCAATATGCCTACGGTAGCAGGCAAGGTCTTTATCAACGGTAAGGAAGTATTCATTCGCAATCCGCGTCAGGCTATTGAAGCGGGTATCGGCTTTATTACTGAAGACCGTAAGACCGAAGGCCTGCTGCTGGAAAAGAGCATTGCTGAAAACATCGAACTGACCAACTTGGGAATCGTTTCCAAGAAGGGTGTTCTGGATGCTGCCAAGCAGTCCAGCCTTGTGAAGCGCGGTATCGAGGAATTCCGCATCCGCTGTTTCGGCCCTCAGCATGAGTGCGGTAACTTGAGCGGTGGTAACCAGCAGAAGGTGGTTCTTGCCAAGTGGATTTATACGGACCCCAAGATTCTCATTCTGGATGAACCCACTCGCGGCGTGGATATCGGCGCCAAGAAGGAAATTTACAACGTAATCAATGATATGGCCGCCAAGGGCGTCGCCGTTATCATGGTGTCCTCTGAATTGCCCGAAGTTCTGGGCATGAGTGACCGCATTATGGTGGTTCACGAAGGACATGTGACTGGCATTATTAATGGTGCCGATGCGGATCAGGAAAAAATTATGACTCTTGCTACAGGAGGTAAAATCTAA
- the rbsD gene encoding D-ribose pyranase gives MKRNGILNSEISRVLGYLGHTDCICIGDCGLPIPDETERIDLALAFGIPTFMQTLTEVVKDMKVEKIVLAEEIKTQNPQVEGLVLQLLKGVEVEYVPHTELKARTQTCKAVIRTGETTPYANIILQSGCIFA, from the coding sequence ATGAAGCGAAATGGAATTTTAAACAGTGAAATTTCCCGAGTTTTAGGGTATTTGGGCCATACGGACTGCATTTGCATTGGCGACTGTGGCCTGCCCATTCCCGACGAAACGGAGCGCATCGACCTTGCGCTTGCGTTCGGAATCCCCACCTTTATGCAGACCTTGACCGAAGTGGTGAAGGATATGAAGGTGGAAAAGATTGTCTTGGCCGAAGAAATCAAGACCCAGAATCCCCAGGTTGAGGGTCTGGTGCTGCAACTGTTAAAGGGTGTTGAAGTGGAATATGTACCTCATACGGAACTGAAGGCACGCACCCAGACTTGCAAGGCTGTAATTAGAACTGGGGAAACTACTCCTTATGCCAACATAATTTTGCAATCCGGGTGCATTTTCGCCTGA
- a CDS encoding DEAD/DEAH box helicase: MKNPEKQGAEDRIPEETIDSKSKIAREADAFLASIAGGADEDEADEAAFLALNPDGIVIDDDCNIVKAGAEAKANVGESIEFVDEEQQTTEQEQEENIETVEESADENDSADKNDSTEDEDEELSDETEGDEALVTFEDLDLAPAVLDAIKAMNYVTPSPIQVKAIPALLQGGNLLGTAQTGTGKTAAFSLPLLSRLEFNGHETSMLVLTPTRELAIQVAEAIQQYSVNLPKVHVVPVYGGQDIAVQIRALKRQANIIVATPGRLIDHIKRGTITLGGVKAIVLDEADEMLDMGFEEDVETILKEIPASAQRALFSATMPKKVKAIIDKYLGEYDEACIESKTTTVENIRQRYLMVKNEHKVEALARVLEGEEFDGVLIFVRTKQNTTEVAEKLESRGFTVAPLNGDLAQSMRERTINRLKMGKLDIVVATDVAARGIDVDRISLVVNYDIPFDTESYVHRIGRTGRAGRSGDAILFITPREKRMLKIIERATRQPIDVMEMPTGEIISQKRVAAFKEKVNSVLSYGELDKFKTLVQEMVAAGCNKTNGVENEDGSVTEITAEDVAAAIIKMYQKKQPLFPELQPLDAPREARREKARRERDDFGVGMNGEEKQRLRKERKEGNNGVEEGYLRYYMGVGRIDHVTPRDIVGAIAGEANISSSIIGRIKLFDKFSTVELPEDTSQEVLDILAGITIRGNDARFRLMTDEPPTGPAPGTRPREGRSFHREGRGGFGRGNREERRGGFRKEREGRGFGVDHGERGDRKFAGNREERRREKFGEKPFRKDHDERDFGDKPFRKTRRFGRH, from the coding sequence ATGAAGAATCCTGAAAAGCAGGGTGCGGAAGATCGCATCCCCGAAGAAACTATTGACTCCAAATCCAAGATTGCCCGCGAAGCCGATGCCTTTTTGGCATCCATTGCTGGTGGGGCCGACGAAGACGAAGCTGACGAAGCCGCTTTTTTGGCATTGAATCCCGATGGAATCGTCATCGATGATGATTGCAACATCGTAAAGGCTGGCGCAGAAGCCAAGGCAAATGTTGGTGAATCTATTGAATTCGTCGACGAAGAACAGCAAACTACGGAACAAGAGCAAGAAGAAAACATCGAAACCGTCGAAGAATCCGCAGACGAAAATGATTCCGCAGACAAAAACGATTCCACAGAGGACGAAGACGAAGAACTGAGCGACGAAACCGAAGGTGACGAAGCACTGGTCACTTTCGAGGACCTGGACTTGGCTCCCGCCGTTCTGGACGCCATCAAGGCCATGAACTATGTGACCCCCTCCCCCATTCAGGTGAAGGCTATTCCCGCACTGCTTCAGGGCGGAAACCTCCTGGGTACGGCACAGACAGGTACCGGTAAGACAGCCGCCTTCTCCCTGCCCCTGCTTTCCCGCCTGGAATTCAACGGTCACGAAACCTCTATGCTGGTGCTGACTCCTACCCGCGAATTGGCCATCCAGGTCGCCGAAGCCATCCAGCAGTATTCCGTAAACCTGCCCAAGGTCCATGTGGTTCCCGTTTACGGTGGTCAGGATATCGCCGTGCAGATCCGCGCCCTCAAGCGCCAGGCCAACATCATCGTTGCCACTCCGGGTCGTCTTATTGACCATATCAAGCGCGGCACCATCACCCTGGGCGGCGTGAAGGCTATCGTCCTGGACGAAGCTGACGAAATGCTGGACATGGGTTTCGAAGAAGATGTCGAAACCATCCTGAAGGAAATTCCCGCAAGCGCACAGCGCGCCCTCTTTAGCGCCACCATGCCCAAGAAGGTGAAGGCCATTATCGACAAGTACCTGGGCGAATACGATGAGGCTTGCATCGAAAGCAAGACCACCACCGTTGAAAACATCCGCCAGCGTTACCTGATGGTAAAGAACGAGCACAAGGTCGAAGCCTTGGCCCGCGTCCTGGAAGGCGAAGAATTTGACGGCGTGCTGATCTTTGTGCGCACCAAGCAGAACACCACCGAAGTGGCCGAAAAGCTGGAAAGCCGCGGCTTTACCGTCGCCCCGCTGAATGGCGACTTGGCCCAGTCCATGCGCGAACGCACCATCAACCGTTTAAAGATGGGCAAGCTGGATATCGTGGTGGCTACCGACGTGGCCGCCCGCGGTATCGACGTGGACCGCATTTCCCTGGTGGTGAACTACGACATTCCTTTCGACACGGAATCCTACGTACACCGCATTGGACGTACAGGTCGAGCAGGCCGTAGCGGCGACGCCATCCTCTTCATCACTCCCCGCGAAAAGCGCATGCTGAAGATTATCGAACGGGCCACCCGCCAGCCCATCGACGTGATGGAAATGCCCACCGGCGAAATCATCAGCCAGAAGCGCGTGGCCGCCTTCAAGGAAAAGGTGAACAGCGTCTTGAGCTACGGCGAACTGGACAAGTTCAAGACTTTGGTCCAGGAAATGGTAGCAGCCGGCTGCAATAAGACCAACGGCGTTGAAAACGAAGATGGATCCGTTACCGAAATCACCGCCGAAGACGTAGCCGCCGCCATCATCAAGATGTACCAGAAGAAGCAGCCCCTGTTCCCGGAATTGCAGCCCCTGGACGCTCCCCGCGAAGCACGCCGTGAAAAGGCCCGCCGCGAACGTGACGACTTTGGCGTAGGCATGAACGGCGAAGAAAAGCAGCGCCTGCGCAAGGAACGTAAGGAAGGCAATAACGGCGTTGAAGAAGGTTACCTGCGTTACTACATGGGCGTGGGCCGCATCGACCACGTTACCCCCCGCGACATCGTAGGCGCCATCGCCGGCGAAGCAAACATCAGCAGCTCCATCATCGGCCGCATCAAGCTCTTCGACAAGTTCAGCACCGTTGAACTGCCCGAAGACACTAGCCAGGAAGTTCTTGACATTCTGGCAGGCATCACCATCCGCGGAAACGACGCCCGCTTCCGTCTGATGACAGACGAACCTCCTACCGGCCCCGCTCCGGGAACTCGCCCCCGCGAAGGACGCAGCTTCCACCGTGAAGGCCGCGGCGGTTTTGGCCGAGGCAATCGTGAAGAACGCCGTGGCGGATTCCGCAAGGAACGTGAAGGTCGCGGTTTCGGTGTCGATCACGGCGAACGCGGAGACCGCAAGTTTGCAGGCAACCGCGAAGAACGCCGTCGTGAAAAGTTCGGCGAAAAGCCTTTCCGCAAGGACCATGACGAACGCGACTTCGGCGACAAGCCCTTCCGCAAGACCCGCCGCTTCGGAAGACATTAA
- a CDS encoding nuclease-related domain-containing protein: MRAVFVCINHSVKILAEHFSYTFAMTSTIVTLLAIILLLAFVFFKTKAAKPKPGQFHNDGRRKTFKDFQKEQLENDPDGVYGEAATFKTLTSICNDDGRKFVLMKNLYIPSHGGTTEIDALLLHQSGIYVLETKNISGEITGTLEEERWHQRLNARTTHTFHNPIQQNAGHIRALRHFLKENFSKSDLNVDELPVFSAIVFSDRCVLKGIPTSPKVSGSSLDVNWIILHIFQLQKKLSNIIKNQKTILETEQLESLYWKLKPCAMANEKTKAEHRAYIQSKHR; the protein is encoded by the coding sequence ATGCGAGCCGTTTTCGTTTGCATAAACCATTCTGTAAAAATTTTAGCGGAACATTTTTCTTATACTTTCGCCATGACTTCCACCATCGTTACATTGCTCGCCATCATTTTGCTTTTGGCCTTCGTATTTTTCAAGACAAAGGCAGCCAAGCCTAAACCAGGGCAGTTCCATAATGATGGTCGCCGCAAGACTTTCAAGGACTTCCAGAAGGAACAGTTGGAAAATGATCCCGACGGAGTCTACGGCGAAGCGGCCACTTTCAAGACACTGACCAGCATTTGCAACGACGACGGACGCAAATTCGTGCTGATGAAAAACCTGTACATTCCAAGCCACGGCGGTACCACCGAAATCGACGCCCTGCTCTTGCACCAGTCCGGCATCTACGTGCTAGAAACCAAGAACATCTCCGGTGAAATTACCGGCACTCTGGAAGAGGAACGTTGGCACCAGCGCCTGAACGCCCGCACCACCCACACCTTCCACAACCCCATCCAGCAAAACGCCGGACACATCCGCGCCCTCCGACATTTTCTGAAAGAGAACTTTTCCAAAAGCGATCTGAACGTTGACGAGCTTCCCGTCTTTTCAGCCATCGTCTTCAGCGACCGCTGCGTTCTCAAGGGAATCCCAACCTCCCCAAAGGTTAGCGGTTCTTCACTAGACGTAAACTGGATCATCCTCCATATTTTTCAATTGCAAAAAAAGCTGTCTAACATCATAAAGAACCAAAAGACAATTCTCGAAACAGAACAGCTTGAAAGCCTATACTGGAAACTGAAACCCTGCGCCATGGCAAACGAAAAGACCAAGGCAGAACACAGGGCCTACATCCAGTCAAAACACCGCTAA
- a CDS encoding pitrilysin family protein, producing the protein MKQIIKETKLSNGVVVMTDYMPHAYSVTVGAWFPRGSRHEAKGEFGLSHFYEHLVFKGTENRTALEIARAIEDRGGNLEAYTTRQETGFYANVESGDLALAIDVIADMLMNPRFEKKEMEKERKVIIEEVHSYDDIPEELVGDVFNAIHFKGCGIAHSITGTVKEVKELTHKQMLAYRDQVINELPIYVCAAGKVNHDALVELCLQKFARKKSGGIAPANIYKSNQSVKVVQKQDITQSNLFWGMSFDKSRMDEKGRCALSIFNVAMGAGMASRLFQKIREDKGLAYSVYSTADIYRDCVDWGVALATEPKQLKLALELSVKETKKFLKQGFMKDELERTKANILGGMHLGADNPEKRAIRMAEQILHLGEFHTMEHSEKIIRDLTAEDVTGLTNDLFANAKYSAAVVEPKSKKKSEITTDFF; encoded by the coding sequence ATGAAGCAGATTATCAAAGAGACAAAGCTTTCTAACGGCGTTGTGGTCATGACCGACTACATGCCCCATGCCTATTCCGTAACCGTTGGCGCCTGGTTCCCCCGGGGCAGCCGACACGAAGCCAAGGGCGAATTTGGTTTGAGTCATTTTTATGAACATCTGGTTTTTAAGGGTACCGAAAATCGTACCGCCCTTGAAATCGCCCGTGCCATCGAAGACCGCGGCGGAAATCTGGAAGCCTACACCACTCGCCAGGAAACCGGCTTTTACGCCAACGTAGAAAGTGGCGACTTGGCTCTCGCCATCGACGTCATCGCCGACATGCTCATGAATCCCCGCTTCGAAAAGAAGGAAATGGAAAAGGAACGGAAAGTCATCATCGAGGAAGTCCACAGCTACGATGACATTCCCGAAGAACTTGTAGGCGACGTTTTTAATGCCATCCATTTTAAGGGTTGCGGTATCGCCCACTCCATTACCGGCACCGTCAAGGAAGTCAAGGAACTGACCCACAAGCAGATGCTGGCTTATCGCGACCAAGTCATTAATGAATTGCCCATTTACGTCTGCGCCGCAGGCAAGGTGAACCACGACGCATTAGTGGAACTCTGCCTGCAGAAATTCGCCCGCAAGAAATCCGGCGGGATCGCACCCGCCAACATCTACAAATCCAACCAGAGCGTAAAGGTGGTGCAGAAGCAGGACATCACCCAGTCCAATCTTTTCTGGGGCATGAGTTTCGACAAGAGCCGCATGGACGAAAAGGGTCGCTGCGCCCTTTCCATTTTTAATGTGGCCATGGGCGCAGGCATGGCCAGCAGACTTTTCCAGAAGATCCGCGAAGACAAGGGCCTTGCCTATTCCGTCTATTCCACCGCCGACATCTACCGCGACTGCGTGGACTGGGGAGTGGCCCTGGCAACAGAACCAAAGCAGTTGAAATTGGCCCTGGAATTGAGCGTCAAGGAAACGAAAAAATTCCTAAAGCAAGGCTTCATGAAAGACGAACTGGAACGGACAAAAGCCAACATTTTGGGCGGCATGCACTTGGGTGCAGACAATCCCGAAAAGCGAGCCATCCGCATGGCGGAACAGATTCTGCACCTGGGCGAATTCCACACCATGGAACACTCCGAAAAGATCATCCGGGATTTGACCGCCGAAGATGTGACGGGCCTCACAAACGACCTGTTCGCAAACGCCAAATACTCCGCCGCCGTGGTCGAACCCAAGAGCAAGAAGAAGTCAGAAATCACAACAGATTTTTTCTAG